One genomic segment of Novisyntrophococcus fermenticellae includes these proteins:
- a CDS encoding recombinase family protein, with the protein MKKVTKITENTSDFTERPKLRVAAYCRVSTESDDQLVSLDTQIKHYESYIKSNPDWDFAGLYYDEGITGTKKEKRPELLRMIADCENKKIDFIVTKSISRFARNTTDCLELVRKLLDLGIFIYFEKENINTGSMESELMLSILSGLAESESVSIAENSKWSVKRRFQNGTFKISYPPYGYDTADGKLVINESQAEIVRFIFSEILFGNGTGKIANELNRRDVPSKKGGHWTATTIRGMVGNEKYTGDAVFQKTYTDTHFNRHYNYGEKDQFLIKNHHDAIISHEDFNAAQAIIDQHGKEKGVEKYQDKYQNRYPFSGKIICGQCGGKFKRRIHSTGRHNIAWCCTNHIADAKKCSMKYIPESHFEYAFVTMMNKLMFGHQTVLRPLLMGLRCINSEDSVAKLHALDKKLEENAEQRKVLVTLQTRGYLEPAVYNKGNNELLQEAERIQRQKESIARFINSDNINLHEVSELLQYATKATMLKGFDGELFTRFVERILVYSRTEIGFELKCGITLKERLVR; encoded by the coding sequence TTGAAAAAGGTAACGAAAATCACTGAAAATACGTCTGATTTTACAGAGCGTCCCAAACTGCGGGTTGCGGCTTACTGCCGTGTGTCCACCGAAAGTGACGATCAGCTGGTCAGTCTCGACACACAGATAAAGCACTATGAATCCTACATCAAATCAAATCCTGACTGGGATTTTGCCGGGCTTTATTATGACGAGGGCATCACCGGTACGAAAAAGGAAAAGCGGCCGGAGCTGCTTCGCATGATTGCCGACTGCGAGAACAAGAAAATTGACTTCATCGTAACAAAGTCCATTAGCCGATTTGCAAGGAATACAACCGACTGTCTGGAACTGGTGAGGAAACTGCTTGACCTCGGTATTTTCATTTACTTCGAGAAGGAAAATATCAACACCGGGTCAATGGAAAGTGAACTCATGCTGTCAATCCTGAGTGGACTGGCCGAAAGTGAGTCGGTCTCTATTGCAGAAAACAGCAAATGGTCGGTAAAGCGTAGGTTTCAAAACGGGACCTTTAAGATTTCCTATCCGCCCTACGGCTACGATACTGCTGATGGAAAGCTGGTCATAAATGAATCACAGGCGGAAATAGTCCGTTTTATCTTTTCCGAAATTCTTTTCGGCAATGGTACCGGCAAAATTGCAAATGAGCTGAACCGCCGCGATGTGCCATCCAAGAAAGGCGGCCATTGGACGGCGACAACTATTCGCGGGATGGTCGGTAATGAAAAATACACCGGCGATGCCGTTTTTCAAAAGACCTATACCGATACGCACTTCAACCGACATTACAATTACGGCGAAAAGGACCAGTTTCTGATTAAAAATCATCATGATGCGATTATCAGCCATGAGGATTTCAATGCCGCGCAGGCTATCATCGACCAGCACGGCAAAGAAAAAGGCGTTGAAAAATATCAGGATAAGTACCAAAACCGATATCCGTTTTCAGGCAAAATCATCTGCGGTCAGTGCGGTGGCAAATTCAAACGTCGCATCCACTCCACCGGCAGGCATAATATCGCATGGTGCTGTACCAATCATATAGCGGACGCCAAGAAATGTTCCATGAAATACATCCCGGAGTCTCATTTTGAATATGCGTTTGTTACTATGATGAACAAGCTCATGTTCGGTCATCAAACCGTTTTAAGGCCCTTGTTAATGGGCCTTCGCTGTATCAACTCCGAAGACAGTGTGGCAAAGCTACACGCCCTCGATAAAAAGCTCGAAGAAAACGCGGAACAGCGAAAGGTGCTGGTTACACTACAGACCCGTGGCTACCTTGAGCCTGCCGTTTACAATAAGGGGAACAATGAACTTCTTCAAGAAGCCGAGCGCATACAGCGCCAGAAGGAATCTATAGCCCGCTTCATAAACAGCGACAATATAAACCTCCATGAGGTCAGTGAACTATTGCAATACGCCACAAAGGCGACGATGCTGAAGGGCTTTGACGGCGAACTGTTTACCCGCTTTGTGGAGCGAATTCTTGTGTATTCCCGAACAGAAATCGGGTTTGAATTAAAATGCGGCATTACGCTGAAAGAAAGGCTGGTGAGATAA